A DNA window from Coffea arabica cultivar ET-39 chromosome 6c, Coffea Arabica ET-39 HiFi, whole genome shotgun sequence contains the following coding sequences:
- the LOC113692515 gene encoding uncharacterized protein: protein MPSVLFATAYTSKEFVNKKDRFPTVISCNFGLDNFSGTHLLLLFLVQSFELLHLTSIIIIPSMNIQKIGSYERMLQNCGHTSDYASEFSYRFPQSFGNPPEASDMGLCFQSADRDEGSQRQNFWPNNSSSTIMGQIGSASAFYAAEVYMGLTQLGARDNQSTCSTQLSKINHDVHIPSYDQSENCLFTDSPPRKLEPCSFPANTTLQAVPNSQTSNSQYISSEASYRHPFSDLTEKERLWQLKKKLLGDVDNPNKRQHTMPLQRNQDVGVSCNLYDPHFPNVKPSGRSSGCISPISTNPASAAGAVTNKTRIRWTQELHDRFVECVNHLGGADKATPKAILKLMEWEGLTIFHVKSHLQKYRNAKYIPASAEGKSDKGPCTSNEAQIDIKNGMQLKEALQLQLDVQRRLHDQLEVQRKLQLSIEEQARQLKLILDKQQETAKSLLETQNSAITSPTYLSTTLENVDILISEDSESTPFSSKIS from the exons ATGCCTTCTGTCCTTTTTGCCACAGCTTATACTTCTAAGGAGTTCGTTAATAAAAAAGATCGATTCCCTACAGTTATTTCTTGCAACTTTGGTCTTGATAACTTCAGTGGAACTCACCTTTTGTTGCTGTTCTTGGTCCAAAGTTTTGAGTTGTTGCATCTCACCAGCATAATCATAATACCGTCAATGAATATCCAAAAGATTGGGAGCTATGAAAGAATGCTGCAGAACTGTGGACACACAAGTGATTATGCTTCAGAATTTTCATACAGGTTTCCCCAGAGTTTTGGTAATCCGCCGGAGGCCTCCGACATGGGGCTTTGTTTTCAGTCTGCAGACAGAGATGAAGGCTCACAGAGGCAAAACTTTTGGCCTAATAACTCATCTAGCACCATTATGGGCCAAATTGGATCAGCTTCTGCTTTCTATGCAGCGGAAGTTTACATGGGATTAACACAACTTGGTGCCAGAGATAATCAGTCCACCTGCAGCACCCAGCTTTCCAAGATTAATCATGATGTACATATTCCATCATATGACCAATCTGAGAATTGTTTGTTTACAGATTCACCTCCAAGAAAGCTAGAGCCCTGCAGTTTCCCAGCGAATACCACCTTGCAAGCGGTTCCAAACTCTCAAACCTCAAACAGCCAATATATCAGTTCAGAAGCATCCTATAGACATCCTTTTAGCGATCTTACAGAGAAAGAGAGGCTGTGGCAACTCAAAAAGAAACTGTTAGGTGACGTTGATAATCCCAATAAGAGACAACATACCATGCCTCTTCAGAGAAATCAAGatgttgga GTCTCGTGCAATTTGTATGACCCTCACTTCCCAAATGTGAAGCCGTCTGGGAGAAGTTCTGGATGTATTTCTCCTATTTCTACCAATCCTGCCTCTGCTGCAGGAGCTGTAACCAACAAGACACGGATCAGATGGACTCAGGAGCTTCATGATCGATTTGTCGAGTGTGTAAACCACCTTGGTGGTGCTGACA AGGCTACACCCAAGGCAATATTAAAGCTGATGGAATGGGAGGGATTAACCATCTTCCATGTCAAAAGTCATTTGCAG AAATATCGAAATGCGAAGTACATCCCAGCATCTGCAGAAG GAAAATCTGACAAAGGACCTTGCACAAGCAATGAAGCACAGATTGACATAAAAAA TGGAATGCAACTCAAGGAAGCGTTACAGCTGCAACTGGATGTCCAGAGGCGTCTTCACGATCAATTAGAG GTACAGCGCAAATTACAGTTGAGCATTGAAGAACAAGCAAGACAGTTGAAACTGATACTTGATAAGCAGCAAGAAACTGCAAAGAGCCTATTGGAAACTCAAAATTCAGCAATTACATCTCCCACTTACCTGTCTACCACACTTGAAAATGTAGATATTCTGATTTCAGAAGATTCTGAGAGTACCCCTTTCTCATCTAAAATAAGCTAG
- the LOC113694174 gene encoding UBP1-associated protein 2C: MEEIKKRKLDQLGNGKFDLNLSQPTSLTLSLSSSSSASVEELRTLLEPLAKPQLTDLLVKLGFQYPFIAEEIRSVARADPALRKLFVRGLSWNTTSETLCAAFEEHGEIEEGAVIADKATGKSRGYGFITYKDMESAQRALKAPSKMIDGRMAVCNLACEGLSSSSTTPDQAQRKLYIGSLSPETTSEMLLSFFAKNGEIEEGSVAYDKETNRSRGFGFVTFKTVEGAKRAIDDPQKMLGGRNITVKLADNHKGKVMHTQLPSPIVPVPVGLASAYPPPHNVHSGSGNPVGYAYPQPLAAYPGTAYSSPPVVGAGAYPGQSPTSYPQFGHKKDPPTPPSALGGYPYYMPKQ, translated from the exons ATGGAGGAGATAAAGAAGCGAAAGCTGGACCAATTGGGCAACGGAAAATTCGATCTGAATTTATCACAACCCACTTCGCTGACTTTATCTCTGTCTTCCTCTTCATCTGCATCAGTAGAAGAGCTGCGCACGCTGCTTGAACCGTTAGCCAAGCCTCAACTGACTGACCTCCTAGTCAAACT AGGGTTCCAATATCCTTTTATTGCTGAAGAAATTAGAAGTGTTGCAAGAGCAGATCCAGCCCTTCGAAAGCTTTTTGTTCGTGGTTTATCCTGGAATACTACTTCAGAGACCTTGTGTGCT GCATTTGAAGAGCATGGAGAAATTGAAGAGGGTGCTGTAATAGCTGACAAAGCTACAGGAAAATCACGTGGCTATGGTTTCATCACATACAAAGACATGGAGTCAGCTCAAAGAGCTTTAAAAGCGCCAAGCAAAATGATTGAT GGTCGCATGGCTGTCTGTAACCTAGCCTGTGAGGGCTTGAGCAGCTCCAGCACTACACCTGATCAGGCCCAGAGAAAGCTCTATATTGGTAGTTTGTCACCGGAAACTACCAGTGAAATGCTACTGAGCTTCTTTGCAAAGAATGGTGAGATAGAAGAAGGTTCAGTGGCATATGACAAGGAAACAAACAGATCACG TGGTTTTGGCTTTGTTACTTTCAAAACTGTGGAAGGTGCAAAGAGAGCTATAGATGATCCACAAAAGATGCTTGGG GGAAGAAATATAACTGTGAAGCTTGCTGATAACCACAAAGGCAAAGTTATGCACACACAGTTACCATCACCAATTGTTCCAGTACCTGTTGGTTTGGCTTCTGCATACCCTCCCCCTCATAATGTTCATTCTGGCTCTGGAAATCCGGTTGGATATGCTTATCCTCAACCATTGGCAGCATATCCTGGTACTGCATACTCAAGTCCACCTGTAGTAGGAGCTGGTGCATACCCAGGCCAATCACCGACTTCGTA